In Spirochaetaceae bacterium, one genomic interval encodes:
- a CDS encoding ABC transporter permease, which yields MAEPAVSIAAATAAEQAEERLYLASQWRLMWRRLGRHRVALAGGVVLLLFYLTMCLAAEFVAPYTRDTRFKAFSFAPPVRIRVVDADGRPRLPFVYGLESGRDPVSFRKVYTEDVSVRYPLRLFARGEPYLLWGLFPAERHFIGVDEPGLLLLFGSDELGRDLFSRTLYGGRISLSIGLVGVAVSFVLGCILGGLSGFYGGGIDNAIQRVIEFLLSIPTIPLWMALAAAVPVDWPPLRVYFGITIILSIIGWTALARVVRGKLISTREEDFVVAAQIAGSTERKIIVRHLLPSFLSYLIVDLTLSIPRMILGETALSFLGLGLRPPVVSWGVLLNQAQNVKAVALHPWMLIPAVFVIVSVLAFNLLGDGLRDAADPSFALSLTPRQSL from the coding sequence GTGGCGGAGCCGGCCGTCTCGATCGCTGCCGCGACCGCCGCCGAGCAGGCGGAGGAGCGGCTCTATCTCGCTTCGCAGTGGCGGCTCATGTGGCGCCGCCTGGGCCGCCACCGGGTGGCGCTGGCCGGCGGCGTGGTACTGCTGCTGTTCTACCTCACCATGTGCCTGGCGGCGGAGTTCGTCGCCCCCTACACCAGGGACACCCGCTTCAAGGCCTTCTCGTTCGCCCCGCCGGTGCGGATTCGCGTGGTAGACGCTGACGGGCGCCCGCGGCTGCCGTTCGTGTACGGCCTGGAGTCGGGACGCGATCCGGTTTCGTTCCGCAAGGTGTACACCGAGGACGTGAGCGTCCGTTACCCGCTGCGCCTGTTCGCGCGCGGCGAGCCGTACCTGCTGTGGGGGCTGTTCCCGGCCGAACGCCACTTCATCGGCGTGGACGAGCCGGGCCTGCTGCTGCTGTTCGGCAGCGACGAGCTGGGCCGCGACCTGTTTTCGCGCACCCTGTACGGCGGCCGCATCTCGCTGTCGATCGGCCTGGTCGGGGTGGCGGTGAGCTTCGTGCTCGGCTGCATCCTGGGCGGGCTGTCGGGGTTCTACGGCGGCGGCATCGACAATGCCATTCAGCGCGTCATCGAGTTCCTGCTGTCGATACCCACCATCCCGCTGTGGATGGCGCTGGCGGCGGCGGTACCGGTGGACTGGCCGCCGCTACGGGTGTACTTCGGCATCACCATCATCCTGTCGATCATCGGCTGGACGGCGCTGGCGCGGGTGGTGCGCGGCAAGCTGATCAGCACTCGCGAGGAGGACTTCGTGGTGGCGGCGCAGATCGCCGGCTCGACCGAGCGCAAGATCATCGTGCGCCACCTGCTGCCCTCGTTCCTGAGCTACCTGATCGTCGACCTGACGCTGTCGATCCCGCGCATGATCCTGGGCGAGACGGCGCTCAGCTTCCTGGGCCTGGGGCTGCGCCCGCCGGTGGTGAGTTGGGGGGTGCTGCTGAACCAGGCGCAGAACGTCAAGGCGGTGGCCCTGCACCCGTGGATGCTGATCCCGGCGGTGTTCGTGATCGTGTCGGTGCTGGCCTTCAACCTGCTCGGCGACGGCCTCCGCGACGCCGCGGACCCTTCCTTCGCCCTCTCATTGACGCCCCGCCAATCTCTATGA
- a CDS encoding DUF262 domain-containing protein, translating to MNAHDRYLPVWFNRIRTRQITLPRFQRFTAWGHAEVSGLLTTVLRGLPSGAALILEVGDEEKFPSRTMVDAPDSGDRVTEQLLDGQQRLTALWRSLHDKYDDRTYLIGFEDDPGREGTRLPYVYGHARWSRNGRRYPLWTDDPADCWRRGLIPLLLLRPEDISNEIDAWIDAAIPNGSADTLADYRAIGHTIQTLRTSVREFNLPYLALPTTTPKEVALDVFIKMNTSSVKLSTYDIVVALVEEETGKSLHEHVDELRDAVPRASDYADLPSLVLDVVALRQDRSPSQAGYRGIDYKRMVNEWASVKDGIRGMVTFLEDESIFDDQRLPSYTAIPIIAALLEHLPTQPDQLGNACHLLRRFLWKAFLTSRYEQSSATNALQDYRGLRRVLTEGADEDSVPILNVDSFPCPTKEMVLRADWPKRKSILGRGLLALMLKAGAEDLADGARATVTSITSKDHPREYHHLFPVSTLEDAKVPDDQIYRALNCALITWRTNRTIANKDPVAYLKERADSNVLGERELRSRLCTHFIPYSELAVGYHGLSDQDRRLRVKHDYSAFLDARAELLVEAAEGACSGERIRAQ from the coding sequence ATGAATGCCCATGACCGCTATCTCCCGGTGTGGTTTAACCGAATTCGAACACGGCAAATAACTTTACCCAGGTTTCAACGATTTACCGCTTGGGGACACGCCGAAGTTTCCGGATTGTTGACGACTGTTCTACGCGGGCTCCCTTCTGGGGCAGCGCTGATACTTGAGGTTGGAGACGAAGAGAAGTTCCCTAGCAGAACGATGGTCGACGCGCCTGATTCGGGAGATCGAGTCACGGAGCAACTTCTTGATGGCCAACAACGCCTGACCGCGCTCTGGCGTAGTCTGCACGACAAGTACGACGACCGTACCTATCTCATTGGCTTCGAGGACGATCCGGGTAGGGAAGGAACGCGCCTTCCTTACGTGTACGGACACGCCCGGTGGTCGAGGAATGGTAGGCGGTATCCTCTCTGGACCGATGATCCTGCAGACTGTTGGCGGCGAGGACTGATCCCGCTCTTACTGCTGCGTCCGGAGGACATTAGCAACGAGATTGACGCATGGATAGACGCGGCAATACCGAACGGATCTGCAGACACGTTGGCAGACTACAGAGCGATTGGTCATACAATCCAAACGCTTCGGACAAGTGTTCGCGAATTCAATCTTCCGTACCTCGCCTTGCCGACGACCACGCCCAAGGAAGTGGCGTTGGATGTGTTTATCAAGATGAACACAAGCTCCGTCAAGCTCTCGACCTACGACATCGTCGTGGCGCTTGTGGAAGAGGAGACCGGTAAGTCGCTACATGAGCATGTCGATGAGCTGAGGGACGCAGTGCCGAGGGCAAGCGACTACGCCGATCTGCCAAGTTTAGTTCTTGATGTTGTAGCACTGCGTCAGGATCGAAGTCCGAGCCAAGCAGGTTATCGAGGAATCGACTACAAAAGAATGGTGAACGAGTGGGCCTCGGTGAAGGACGGCATACGGGGAATGGTTACGTTCCTTGAGGACGAGAGTATATTCGATGATCAGCGCCTTCCGAGCTACACGGCCATTCCGATTATTGCGGCCCTCTTGGAGCATCTGCCCACTCAACCTGACCAATTGGGTAACGCGTGCCATCTGTTGAGGCGGTTTCTCTGGAAGGCGTTTCTGACAAGTCGTTACGAGCAGTCCTCAGCAACCAATGCGTTACAGGATTATCGGGGACTTCGCCGGGTGTTAACCGAGGGAGCTGACGAGGATTCGGTGCCGATACTCAATGTGGACTCCTTCCCGTGTCCAACCAAGGAGATGGTGCTCCGGGCCGATTGGCCAAAGCGGAAGTCTATTCTCGGCCGAGGTCTGCTGGCACTGATGTTGAAGGCCGGCGCCGAGGATCTGGCGGACGGGGCACGAGCGACAGTCACGTCCATCACTTCAAAGGATCACCCGCGCGAGTACCATCATCTGTTCCCGGTCTCAACGTTGGAGGACGCCAAGGTTCCCGACGATCAAATCTACAGAGCCTTGAATTGTGCCCTAATCACTTGGCGGACGAACAGGACAATTGCCAACAAGGACCCCGTGGCCTACCTCAAGGAGCGTGCGGACAGTAACGTCCTTGGAGAGCGCGAGTTGCGTAGTCGGCTATGTACGCATTTCATACCATATTCGGAGCTCGCAGTTGGATATCACGGCCTATCTGACCAGGATAGGCGCCTTCGGGTTAAGCACGACTACAGCGCATTTCTTGACGCCCGCGCCGAATTGCTTGTTGAAGCGGCCGAAGGAGCGTGCTCAGGCGAGCGGATTCGAGCACAGTGA
- a CDS encoding ImmA/IrrE family metallo-endopeptidase, which yields MTRPDDSTLDGDDLRAVEEQAQGLLDRADAWDRFPVPVDDILSAANVRVTPTGAFDPATIVSYLGGKAAVAGARIKSAIGKVFGLYDAKEAVIHIDNTVVDAKQTFLKLHEAGHHEIPTHRKLFRFFQDCNKTLSPEVADQFEREANNFARFLLFKGPTFAEHAADYPLDIKTPITLARTFGSSVYAAAREFARTNPRACVVFALEPIENDQGSGFRAPVRRIEPSPAFVAQFGRPTVEAVTPDHLLWPVIPIHRRMTKAVPLAVTDCNGQRHECLAEAIDTTYNILILLYPITALTTTMVPMPTSANFTRRIQT from the coding sequence ATGACAAGACCTGACGATAGCACGCTCGACGGCGATGATCTTCGCGCGGTCGAGGAACAAGCCCAAGGGCTCCTCGACCGCGCGGATGCTTGGGACCGCTTCCCCGTCCCGGTCGATGACATCCTTTCTGCAGCCAATGTTCGCGTTACGCCGACCGGTGCGTTTGATCCCGCCACCATCGTCTCGTACCTCGGAGGGAAGGCTGCTGTCGCAGGCGCTCGCATCAAGTCCGCGATAGGGAAGGTCTTCGGGCTCTACGACGCCAAGGAAGCGGTCATCCACATCGACAACACTGTCGTCGACGCGAAGCAGACGTTCCTCAAGCTACACGAGGCCGGGCACCACGAAATCCCCACGCATCGCAAACTGTTTCGCTTCTTTCAGGACTGTAACAAGACCCTGTCCCCGGAGGTGGCGGATCAGTTCGAACGGGAAGCCAACAACTTTGCGCGCTTCCTCCTCTTCAAGGGCCCTACCTTCGCTGAGCACGCCGCCGACTACCCGTTGGACATCAAGACGCCGATCACGCTTGCGCGAACGTTTGGGTCATCGGTCTACGCTGCTGCGCGTGAATTTGCCCGTACGAACCCCAGAGCTTGCGTTGTCTTTGCGCTGGAGCCGATAGAGAACGATCAAGGTTCGGGATTCCGGGCGCCCGTGCGTCGTATAGAGCCATCGCCCGCTTTTGTCGCCCAGTTCGGACGCCCCACTGTCGAGGCAGTTACGCCAGACCATCTTCTGTGGCCAGTCATACCCATTCACCGCAGGATGACCAAGGCCGTTCCTCTCGCCGTCACTGATTGCAACGGGCAACGACACGAATGCCTCGCCGAAGCTATCGACACGACATACAACATCCTGATCCTGCTCTATCCGATCACAGCCTTGACGACCACGATGGTGCCAATGCCGACCTCCGCGAACTTCACCAGACGGATTCAAACCTGA
- a CDS encoding helix-turn-helix transcriptional regulator → MKPTLGQYLASIRTDRKMTLREVEEATNRQVSNAYLSQIENDRIRKPSPNILHSLAEIYAISFENLMDKAGYLMSSTRDSDNRRHGRVATFAEYHLTEDEESELLEYLQFIRSRRKAHDKT, encoded by the coding sequence GTGAAACCTACGCTCGGACAATATCTTGCCTCGATTCGCACGGATCGGAAGATGACTCTGCGCGAAGTCGAAGAGGCAACGAACAGGCAAGTCTCTAACGCCTATCTCAGCCAAATCGAGAATGACAGGATTCGGAAACCTTCACCCAACATCCTTCACTCCCTCGCTGAGATCTACGCAATCAGCTTTGAGAACTTGATGGACAAGGCCGGCTACCTCATGTCCTCGACCCGGGATTCCGATAACCGGCGCCATGGTCGGGTGGCCACTTTCGCCGAGTACCACTTAACCGAAGATGAGGAATCCGAGTTGCTGGAGTACCTCCAGTTCATCCGAAGCAGGAGAAAAGCACATGACAAGACCTGA
- a CDS encoding ATP-dependent Clp protease proteolytic subunit produces the protein MIVYSGEINEEGVNEVITGIVSAWSEREGDPGDVSLLLTTVGGDIHQAFRLITTLHAFFDDVDVVVFGRCKSAGTLVAIGATSVAMTLTGELGPLDVQIRKPDEIAQRSSGLETTNSLEVLYTDAFKAFEKYMLLLIRRSYTSISTATACRIASDLVSGIFSPIAAQIDPYKVAAVSRSVAVAEAYGQRLLQITNNLTPGSLNTLVRGYPDHAFVINVTEAKGLFDRVRDPSKDELEAYKQAVSEGHTDASTDPPHVKVIAPPEMRSHTSDEDQGDDHGTHDNDHAENKGGETEKDGGGVSSDSVPHAEHME, from the coding sequence ATGATCGTCTACAGCGGCGAGATCAACGAAGAAGGGGTGAATGAAGTCATAACAGGCATCGTGTCTGCTTGGAGCGAAAGAGAAGGAGATCCAGGTGACGTATCTCTATTGCTGACGACCGTGGGAGGCGACATTCATCAGGCGTTCCGCCTAATCACGACCCTTCACGCTTTTTTTGATGACGTCGATGTGGTGGTATTTGGTCGCTGCAAGAGTGCAGGGACGTTGGTGGCAATCGGGGCTACGTCCGTTGCCATGACCCTTACTGGAGAACTAGGGCCGCTGGATGTTCAGATTAGGAAGCCAGACGAAATCGCGCAAAGGTCTTCTGGCCTGGAGACGACCAACTCTTTGGAGGTGTTATACACCGATGCGTTCAAGGCTTTCGAGAAGTACATGCTGCTTCTAATAAGGCGGTCGTACACGAGCATCTCCACTGCCACAGCATGTAGGATCGCCTCCGACTTGGTGTCGGGTATTTTCAGTCCCATCGCTGCCCAAATCGATCCCTACAAAGTGGCGGCCGTTAGTCGTAGTGTAGCCGTAGCCGAGGCTTATGGCCAAAGGCTGTTGCAAATAACGAACAATCTCACCCCCGGATCGCTAAACACACTGGTGAGGGGATACCCCGACCACGCCTTCGTGATAAATGTAACGGAGGCCAAGGGGCTGTTCGACCGTGTCAGAGATCCATCGAAAGATGAGTTGGAGGCATACAAACAGGCCGTCTCGGAGGGCCACACGGACGCTTCGACGGATCCGCCCCATGTGAAGGTGATTGCGCCGCCAGAAATGAGATCTCATACTTCTGACGAGGATCAAGGAGATGACCATGGAACACACGATAATGATCACGCCGAAAATAAAGGAGGAGAAACTGAAAAGGATGGAGGAGGCGTTTCGTCCGATAGTGTCCCCCACGCCGAACATATGGAGTGA
- a CDS encoding multiubiquitin domain-containing protein: METLDKIGTDQTECDDSGVEAILDDTIDLAEYAKLGKRPPLAKGYRFTVNGDSYVVHDPAPTGLELLTLAGLLPAKEYTLRVKSVGERPRKVRLDEKVDLCRQGVEKFKALPRDQTEG, from the coding sequence TTGGAAACACTGGACAAGATTGGGACCGACCAGACGGAGTGCGACGACTCCGGAGTGGAAGCAATCCTCGATGACACTATTGACCTTGCGGAGTACGCAAAGCTCGGTAAGAGGCCGCCGTTGGCGAAGGGCTATCGGTTCACGGTGAACGGCGACTCCTACGTTGTGCACGATCCTGCACCGACGGGGTTGGAGCTGCTGACGCTGGCGGGCCTGCTGCCTGCGAAGGAGTACACGCTGCGGGTGAAGTCCGTCGGCGAGAGGCCTCGCAAGGTGAGGCTCGATGAGAAGGTCGACCTCTGCCGACAGGGTGTCGAGAAGTTCAAGGCGCTGCCGCGCGACCAGACCGAGGGCTGA
- a CDS encoding ThiF family adenylyltransferase: MSVPTSLSLSGDQYEHLRKFLFPGDGKEAVALLLCGRRAGDRRERLVVREVQGIPYDRCSERTGARVTWPPEYMAPMLDRAAEERLSVVKVHSHPSGCTTFSATDDEGDARLLPMIRGWVEADIAHGSVVMLPNGVMFGRVLRSGGSLEPIDCIAVAGDDLRFWYADSGGEGVPDFAASHAQLFGEGTIERMRRLSIAVVGASGTGSPVIEQLQRLNVGELVVVDDDHMEERNVIRVLNSTMQDADEKRLKVDVQADAINQVGLGTRVIRIGRNLWDPKVVRTVAQCDVLFGCMDSVDGRYLLNSLASYYTLPYFDIGVRLQAVPSGPRKGRIREVCGTVNYVRPGRSSLMSRGLFTMSDVAAAGLRRNDPDAHTQQVKDGYIRGAAVQRPAVISVNMFAASLAVNEFLARLHPFREEPNGTWAAVEFSLASMELYGDPDEGICELTAGDVGKGDVKPLLGLLELAERRMA, translated from the coding sequence ATGAGCGTGCCGACGAGCCTATCACTCTCCGGTGATCAGTATGAGCACCTGAGGAAATTCCTGTTTCCGGGCGATGGGAAAGAGGCGGTGGCGCTTCTGCTCTGCGGGCGGCGGGCGGGGGATCGACGCGAGCGCCTAGTGGTTCGGGAGGTTCAAGGCATCCCCTACGACCGTTGCTCCGAACGCACGGGAGCGCGGGTAACTTGGCCGCCGGAGTACATGGCCCCGATGCTCGACCGCGCGGCCGAGGAGAGGCTTTCGGTGGTGAAGGTGCACAGTCACCCGTCGGGGTGTACCACGTTCTCGGCGACGGACGATGAAGGGGATGCCCGTCTCTTACCGATGATCCGAGGGTGGGTGGAAGCGGACATTGCGCACGGAAGTGTCGTGATGCTTCCTAACGGGGTGATGTTCGGTCGGGTCCTGCGCTCTGGTGGGTCGTTGGAGCCGATCGACTGCATTGCGGTTGCAGGCGACGATCTCCGTTTCTGGTACGCCGACTCGGGGGGAGAGGGGGTACCGGACTTCGCCGCGTCTCACGCGCAGCTCTTCGGGGAGGGAACGATTGAGCGGATGCGGCGCTTGTCGATCGCGGTCGTTGGAGCGTCCGGGACAGGCAGTCCCGTAATCGAGCAGCTCCAGCGCTTGAATGTCGGAGAGCTTGTCGTTGTCGATGATGACCACATGGAAGAGCGCAACGTCATTCGGGTGTTGAATTCGACGATGCAGGACGCTGACGAAAAGCGGCTCAAGGTCGACGTCCAGGCGGATGCCATCAACCAAGTCGGGTTAGGGACACGGGTGATCCGCATCGGTCGGAACCTTTGGGATCCGAAGGTGGTTCGGACCGTAGCGCAGTGCGACGTGTTGTTCGGATGCATGGACAGCGTCGATGGGCGGTACCTGTTGAACTCTCTGGCCAGTTACTACACGCTGCCGTACTTCGACATCGGGGTGAGGCTCCAGGCCGTACCGAGCGGGCCCCGGAAGGGGCGGATTCGCGAGGTATGCGGCACGGTCAACTACGTGCGTCCGGGACGGTCGAGCCTGATGAGCCGGGGACTGTTCACGATGAGCGATGTCGCAGCAGCGGGCTTGCGGCGCAACGATCCCGATGCGCACACCCAGCAGGTGAAGGACGGCTACATCAGGGGGGCGGCCGTTCAGCGCCCGGCTGTGATCAGCGTTAACATGTTCGCTGCTTCCCTCGCCGTGAACGAATTCCTGGCCCGGTTGCATCCGTTCCGGGAAGAACCGAACGGGACCTGGGCTGCGGTGGAGTTCAGCCTCGCAAGCATGGAGCTGTACGGCGATCCCGATGAAGGGATCTGCGAACTCACGGCGGGGGATGTTGGCAAGGGCGACGTCAAGCCGTTGCTCGGCTTGCTGGAACTGGCGGAAAGGCGAATGGCGTGA
- a CDS encoding aminopeptidase P family N-terminal domain-containing protein, translating into MAYDSDGIDLAAVRRYRQERVRAEMAARGIGAVILSDSVNIRYVSGSRNMQVFTSRNAPSRYLVLTGDRSILFEFTGCEHLADGLDTIDEVRPALTASYVAAGPDIGEREHTWAAQMSQLLRQLLGPGQHRVGIERMNAGAAIALQAHGHVLVDAQEPVEMARAIKSPGEIQCFRASVRMTERAVADMRYALAPGLTENELWSVLHKSVIAGNGEYCETRLLSSGPRTNPWFQESASRVIQPNGPPRRRRPLRRALTRLAVHRPRHFDAERRSVTLRI; encoded by the coding sequence GTGGCATACGACAGTGACGGCATCGATCTCGCTGCGGTGCGCCGCTACCGGCAGGAGCGCGTGCGCGCCGAGATGGCCGCCAGGGGCATCGGCGCCGTCATCCTCAGCGATTCCGTCAACATTCGATATGTGAGCGGCAGCCGGAACATGCAGGTCTTCACGTCCCGCAACGCCCCGTCCCGCTATCTCGTACTCACCGGGGACCGTTCGATCCTGTTCGAGTTCACCGGGTGCGAGCACCTCGCGGACGGGCTCGACACCATCGACGAAGTACGACCGGCGCTGACGGCCAGCTACGTGGCCGCCGGGCCAGACATCGGTGAGCGCGAGCATACGTGGGCGGCGCAGATGTCGCAGTTGCTGCGGCAGCTGCTGGGGCCGGGTCAACACCGCGTGGGCATCGAACGGATGAATGCGGGAGCGGCGATTGCCCTGCAAGCGCATGGTCACGTGCTGGTGGATGCGCAGGAACCGGTGGAAATGGCACGCGCCATCAAGTCCCCGGGTGAGATCCAATGCTTCAGGGCGTCGGTGCGCATGACCGAGCGCGCCGTGGCCGATATGCGTTACGCACTCGCGCCCGGTCTGACGGAGAACGAGCTGTGGTCGGTGCTGCACAAGTCCGTCATTGCCGGCAACGGCGAATACTGCGAGACACGCCTGCTGTCATCGGGGCCACGGACCAACCCGTGGTTCCAGGAATCGGCGTCGAGGGTGATCCAGCCCAACGGGCCTCCGCGACGCCGCCGACCCCTACGCCGCGCATTGACCCGCCTCGCTGTGCACCGGCCACGCCATTTTGACGCGGAGCGACGATCTGTTACGCTGAGGATATGA
- a CDS encoding VOC family protein produces MNDRDPMFIHYVEDMDRALRFYRDVIGLEVIDVSPGWSTLRCGGCTVALHILGPGMNEDAVDHAGLNLRVDDLDGAVAEVIAGGGKVKEVREAGGGVPVRIAELNDPEGNGFELRQLVGA; encoded by the coding sequence ATGAACGACAGAGATCCCATGTTCATCCACTATGTCGAAGACATGGACCGGGCACTGCGGTTCTACCGCGACGTCATCGGCCTCGAAGTGATCGATGTGTCACCCGGGTGGAGCACCTTGCGCTGTGGCGGCTGCACCGTCGCACTCCATATCCTTGGTCCGGGCATGAACGAAGACGCCGTCGACCATGCCGGTTTGAATCTCCGCGTCGACGACCTCGATGGCGCAGTCGCCGAAGTCATAGCGGGCGGGGGCAAGGTCAAGGAGGTGCGGGAAGCCGGTGGCGGGGTGCCCGTGCGGATCGCGGAGCTCAACGATCCGGAGGGCAACGGCTTCGAGCTGCGTCAACTGGTCGGCGCCTGA
- a CDS encoding type II toxin-antitoxin system VapC family toxin yields MPTVRYLLDTNIVSAVVRAPGGRLAERLSAMPRSEFGISIIVACELRYGAARKRSPRLSSQLEAVLEGVDILPLEEEADRHYGEIRTELERIGRPIGHNDLLIAAHARTLNATLVTHNTGEFARVPGLVIENWLADT; encoded by the coding sequence ATGCCGACAGTGCGCTATCTGCTGGACACCAACATCGTTTCCGCGGTCGTGCGAGCCCCGGGTGGCAGACTCGCAGAGCGGCTGTCGGCGATGCCACGCAGCGAGTTCGGAATCAGCATCATCGTCGCCTGCGAGCTACGCTACGGCGCCGCCCGCAAGCGCTCCCCACGCCTGTCGTCGCAACTGGAGGCGGTACTGGAAGGAGTCGACATCCTGCCGCTTGAGGAGGAGGCCGACCGTCACTACGGCGAGATACGCACCGAGTTGGAGCGCATTGGCCGTCCCATTGGACATAACGACCTGCTGATCGCCGCTCACGCCCGGACACTGAATGCGACGCTGGTCACCCACAACACCGGCGAGTTCGCCCGCGTGCCGGGACTCGTCATCGAGAATTGGCTGGCAGATACCTGA
- a CDS encoding AbrB/MazE/SpoVT family DNA-binding domain-containing protein produces the protein MPSRKTSTQPHGPRRARLFRNGRNQALRIPRELEFPGDEVILHKEDDRLIVEPVARRRSLAEILPGLKPLDEDFPEAADPPARPEDVF, from the coding sequence ATGCCAAGCCGAAAAACGTCCACTCAGCCGCACGGCCCGCGCCGCGCCAGGCTGTTTCGAAACGGCCGCAATCAAGCGTTGCGGATTCCACGGGAGTTGGAGTTCCCGGGAGACGAGGTCATTCTGCACAAGGAAGACGACCGTCTGATCGTCGAGCCGGTCGCCCGTCGACGTTCTCTTGCCGAGATCCTCCCTGGACTCAAGCCGCTCGACGAGGATTTCCCGGAGGCCGCTGATCCCCCTGCACGACCTGAGGACGTGTTCTAG
- a CDS encoding 3-oxo-5-alpha-steroid 4-dehydrogenase has product MTGGTAFTWLAAIWAALAVPALAGCLARWDPIARSGGRGVGPRIDSRWGWFLMEIPALAVFPAIYLASSHQHPVGNLVVAMWIAHYGHRAFLWPWLVQRRDRTMPLIFCGSGILFNLFNGVLWGWFLGHLAQYPSGWLGRPLVVAGLVLAVGGAAINAWSDYRLSRLRKASGGAYVMPSGGPFDLVSCPNLLGEIIEWIGFALLTWSLPGLAFAMWTIANLVPRALWRHAWYQTTFADYPGRRRALLPALL; this is encoded by the coding sequence GTGACCGGCGGCACCGCGTTCACCTGGCTGGCGGCGATCTGGGCCGCGCTCGCCGTGCCGGCCCTGGCAGGTTGCCTGGCGCGGTGGGATCCGATCGCGCGCTCCGGCGGCCGCGGCGTCGGCCCGCGCATAGACAGTCGCTGGGGCTGGTTCCTGATGGAGATTCCGGCGCTGGCCGTCTTCCCCGCCATCTACCTGGCGAGTTCCCACCAGCATCCGGTCGGCAACCTCGTGGTCGCCATGTGGATCGCCCACTACGGCCACCGCGCCTTCCTCTGGCCGTGGCTGGTGCAACGGCGCGACCGCACCATGCCGCTGATTTTCTGCGGCTCCGGCATCCTGTTCAATCTCTTCAATGGCGTGCTGTGGGGATGGTTCTTGGGTCACCTCGCGCAGTATCCTTCCGGCTGGCTGGGGCGGCCACTGGTCGTCGCCGGCCTGGTGCTGGCGGTCGGCGGCGCCGCGATCAACGCGTGGAGCGACTATCGGCTCAGCCGCCTGCGCAAGGCCAGCGGCGGCGCCTACGTTATGCCGTCTGGCGGACCGTTCGACCTGGTGTCGTGCCCCAACCTGCTCGGCGAGATCATCGAGTGGATCGGTTTCGCCCTGCTCACCTGGTCGCTGCCCGGCCTGGCCTTCGCCATGTGGACCATCGCCAACCTGGTACCGCGGGCCCTGTGGCGCCATGCCTGGTATCAGACAACCTTTGCCGATTACCCGGGGCGGCGCCGCGCCCTGCTGCCGGCGCTGCTCTGA